GGTCCATGCGAGATCCCGGTGGAGTTTGGGGGTCCGGCTCATGGTAGCTCGTGCAGGGTGGCGTTGGTGAGAAAAGGGTCGTCGAACTGGGTGCGGTCGCCGGGCCGGCCGCCAGGGACGGGCATGAGGCGGGCGGAGAGCGGCTTGTGCCACTTCACCGCCAGCGCGGCCATGTCGCCCAAGATGCGCGCCAACTGTTCTTCGCTGACCGCACCAGGCAGGGGGATGGTGTCGAGGCCGGTGCCGCAGACGGCGGAGTAGGCCAGCATGGAATCCACCGAGAGCCGGCCCTCGCTCCAGCGCTGCGCCAGCACGCTGTCCTCGAGGATGGGTAGCATCAGGCCG
This window of the Terriglobales bacterium genome carries:
- a CDS encoding DUF711 family protein — encoded protein: AQQTGWRYVGLDLSPAPLKDVSIGGAIERLTGAPFGSSGTMTAVSVITGVLHALPVQHAGYSGLMLPILEDSVLAQRWSEGRLSVDSMLAYSAVCGTGLDTIPLPGAVSEEQLARILGDMAALAVKWHKPLSARLMPVPGGRPGDRTQFDDPFLTNATLHELP